The Macaca nemestrina isolate mMacNem1 chromosome 1, mMacNem.hap1, whole genome shotgun sequence genome contains the following window.
cctctgcctcctgggttcaagcgagtcttctgcctcagcctcttgagtagctgggactacaggcacgtgccactatgcctggctaatttttgtatttttagtagagatggggtttcaccatattggttaggctggtctcgaactcctgacctccacatccgcccgccttggcctcccaaagtgctgggattacaggcatgagccaccccacctggctggTTCAATTTCAATTCACAGAGGTTTTCGAACCTTAATTGGCTAAATTTCAGGGTTCAACAAATTAAACAAACTTAAAACATTATTATACTTTCACTTTTGTTATCAAACCATACATGTAATTtcataataactttttttttttttttttttttttgagacggagtctcacgctgttgcccaggctggagtgcagtggcgcgatctcggctcactgcaagctccgcctcccgggttcccgccattctcctgcctcagcctcctgagtagctgggactacaggcgcccgccaccgcgcccggctaattttttgtatttttagtagagacggggtttcactgtggtttcgatctcctgaccttgtgatccgcccgcctcggcctcccaaagtgctgggattacaggcttgagccaccgcgcccggccaataactttttttttttttttgagacggagtcttgctctgtcgcccaggctggagtgcagtggcgcgatctcggcttactgcaagctccgtctcccgggcccacgccattctcctgcctcagcctcccaagtagctgggactacaggtgcccgccaccgcgccaggctaattttttgtatttttagtagagacagggtttcaccgtgttagccaggatggtctcgatctgaccttgtgatccgcccgcctcagcctcccaaagtgctgggattacaggcgtgagccacagtgcccggcaaTTTCATAATAACTTATTAGAAAATCTACTaagaggctggatgcagtggcttacacctgtaatcccagcactttgggaggccaaggtgggcaaatcacctgtgACTGggagtcccagaccagcctggcccacatggtgacatcctgtctctactaaaaatacaaaaaagttagttgggcatggtggcacacgcctgtagtccccagctacttgggaggctgaggcacgagaatagcttgaacccaggaggtggaggttgcagtcagccgagatcacgtgactgcactctagcctgggtgacagagcgagactctgtctccaaaaaagaaaaaaaaaaagaaagtttattagtCTGTTTAAATTgctactttgttttgtttcaaatgaCAATTTCTGTTCAATAAACTTCTGcttcattttcaatttctttaacttACTATGGCTGACTAAATCTGTTAGCTTAAATACATAAACCATTTCTTTCTCACAAAGTATTGATATCTCTGTTAGAATATCATTTAAAGCTAAATCTCCTGGCCAgggccagtggctcatgcctttaatcccagcactttgggaggccgaggtaggtggatcacttgaggtcaggagttcaagaccaacctggccaacatggtgaaactcagtctctactaaaaatacaaaaaattggccgggcgcggtggctcacgcctgtaatcccagcactttgggaggccgaggcgggcggatcacaaggtcagaagatcgagaccacggtgaaaccccgtctctactaaaaatacaaaaaattagccgggcgcggttgtgggcgcctgtagtcccagctactcgggaggctgaggcaggagaatggcgtgaacccgggaggcggagcttgcagtgagccgagatcgcgccactgcactccagcctgggcgacagagcgagactccgtctcaaaaaaaaaaaaaaaaaggccgggcgcggtggctcaagcctgtaatcccagcactttgggaggccgagacgggcggatcacgacgtcaggagttcgagaccatcctggctaacacggtgaaaccccgtctctactaaaaaatacaaaaaaaaaaactagccgggcgaggtggtgggcgcctgtagtcccagccactcgggaggctgaggcaggagaatggcgtaaaaacccgggaggcggagcttgcaatgagctgagatccggccactgcactccagcctgggcgacacagcgagactccgtctcaaaaaaaaaaaaaaaaaaaaaaaaacaaaaaattagctggacgtggcggtgagcgcctgtattcccagttactcaggaggttgaggtaggagaatagctcgcacccaagaggtggaggttgcagtgagccgagatcacaccactacactccagtctgggtgacagagcaagactccatctcaaaaataaaacaaaaatactaaatcTCTTGAAAACGTTCTTAGTCTACAAATGTTTAACTattctcattttagttttttttttcttttttttggtttagacggagtctccctctgtcacctaggctggagtgcagtggcgtgatcttggctcactgcaagctccgcctcccaggttcatgccattctcctgcctcagcctcccgagtagccgggactacgggtacccgccaccacgcccggctaattttttgtatttttagcagagacggggtttcacgatctctgctaaaatacagaaggtctcaatctcctgaccttgtgatctggccgcctcggcctcccaaagtgctgagattacagtcgaGAGCTACCGCGTCCGGcctcattttagtttttcttttttcttcttttcttttttttttgagactgaatctcgctctgtcacccaggctggagtgtagtggctggatgtcagctcactgcaagctccacctcccgggtctacgccattctcctgcctcagcctcccgagtagctgggactacaggcgcccaccacctcgcccggctagttttttgtatttttttagtagagacggggtttcgccgtgttatccaggctggtctcgatctcctgacctcgtgatccgcccgtctcggcctcccaaagtgctgggattacaggcttgagacaccgcgcccggcctagtttttctTAAATGACAAGTTTCGGTGAGATTTACAAACTACTTTTACAGCTTACCATTAATACTACCTCACCTACTGAGGTCCAAATATCTTCCATTACTTATTATAGCAACTCTGAGATCTTTGagtatatctttctttctttatgtacagtgataaatataattcaataataaaCTGGTCATTCTCCTAAAGCATACTTTATAAAGAATACGTATGACAAGGCAGATGTTACCCAGATATCTCTCATTAATCAGTGGTCACGAAGCATTCTAACGATTAACTTGAACTATATACATTGAAATTTATATTATTACACTTATTCTTTACCAATCAGTACGAAGTATAGTAACACTGTAAGGTCCAAATATTCagtaagataaatatttaagattaaTGAAATGACTAGAGTGAGTCTCCAGTCACCAAATGTGGGTTTGGGGAGCCAAATGCCAACTGCATTATATTTAAATTCACATTATTGTAGGTTCCATTATCATGAGTCTTttcctgtagttttttttttgagatgaatcttgctctgttgccaggctggagtgcagtggcgtgatctcagctcaatgcaacctccacctcccgggttcaagtgattctcctgccttagactcgcaaatggattacaggtgtatgccaccacacctggctaatttttctatttttagtggagatgtggtttcaccatgctagccaggctggtccttgaacccctgacctcggtctcccaaagtgctgggactgtatTTCAAATAGTGAATATCAGCCACTATTGCATAATTGTGATATAGATGGAATAGAGATTATAGAAAAGAAACTGTTATTAGAATAAatcactgcttttcttttttttttttttttggagacggggtggggtctctgtctgtcacccaggctggagcgcagcggtgagacgtcagctcactgcaagctccgcctcctgggctcatgccattcttctgcctcagcctcccaagtggctgggactacaggcccctgccaccacgcccggctaattttttgtagttttagtagagacggggtttcaccgtattacccaggatggtctcgatctcctgacctcatgatccgcccgccttggcctcccaaagtgctgggattacaggtgtgagccaccgcgcccggcctaaccaGTCCTTTTCAAACCTTTACACGCATTTAAGTGTGCATAGAGAACGAGAGGCAGCATGTACAGAAGAgtcaggtacttttttttttttgagatggagttttgctcttgttgcccaggctggagtgcaatggtgccatctcagatCATTGTAatctatgcctcctgggttcaagcaaatctcctgcctcagccctccaagtagctgggattacaggtgtgtgccaccacgcctggctaatgttatatttttttttagtagtgatgggatttcaccatgttggtcaggacggtctcgaactcctgacttcaagtggtctacccgccttggcctcccaaaatgctgggattacaggcatgagccactgtgcccagcagagcCAGGTACTTTGATCTGTATTCAAGGCCCTGGCATTCCTCAGTAAATGCTTGAAGAAAACATATAAAGTATCTAGTAGCCAGTAAGATACTTCATGTTACTTCCTTGCCCACTTCCTTCCTCTCAGTACACTGATTAAAAAAGAGTCAATGGATAGAACTTGAGAGTATCTAGATGGGAGATATCTAAAAGGGAAGATGGAAATAGGACAAGGCCCTCAATAGATCGTGGGAAATTCAAGCACATGAGAACCTAGGGTAGGAGGTCAAACTCTTCTTGAAAATAGCAAACTATGTAAAGACAGACCTAAAGTAGAGGGAAGGAAAGTTAGGAGAGTTTATATTTAGTGGGAGAAGAGTGGAGAAGAGAAGCAGGGGATCTTTAATAAGACACCTCTGcagccgagtgcggtggctcacgcctgtaatcccagcactttggaaggcaaaggtgggcagatcacctgaggtcaggagtttgagacaagcctggccaacatggtgaaaccctctctctactaaaaatacaaaaattagccgagcgtggtggcacatgcctgtaatccgagctactcgggaggctgaggcaggagaattgcctgagcccgggaggcggaggttgcagtgagctgagattgtgccactgcacgccagcctgccagacagagcgagactctgtctcaaaacaaaacaaaaattagaaatctcCGCTAGGAAAAGAAAGATTAGATGGAAAATAAAGGTGTTGTAGAGGTTGGAATATGTAAACTCACAATGGCTTCAACAGCAGTTCTGAAAGTGTTCCCCAGAAGCACTGAGCAACATGGATGTGCAAAGAAGGTGGATGTTTGGATTTATCCAGGACTGGGAGTTGGCAAGATACGAATGggcaaggaaaggagaaaagtgaTCTGAGAGTGAATGCTCTTTAAGTGTCATTGAAGTGAGTGACTATAGAGTGCAGGTGAGGTAGAGAAGGAAGTGAAGTAGAAAGAAGTTCACAGAGTGAACAGAGAATGGTTGATGGTTTTAAGATCTCGCCAAGTTCAGAAGGTGGTTTATGGCAACGTAACTGGCATTCATTTTTCTGTGTTAATAGCTATGACTACAGATCAAATGAAGAGTTTTGATTATTCTACAGGTAAAATGACTGCTAAAAGTCACcaatttggctgggcgcggcagctcatgcctgtaatcccagcactttgggaggctgaggcggctggatcacctgaggtcaggagttggacaccagcctggccaacatggtgaaaccccatctcttctaaaaaaaaaaattagccaggcaatgtggcaggcatctgtaatcccagctacttaggaggctgaggtaggagaatggcttgaacccgggaagtggaggttgcagtgagccgagattgtgccattgcactccagcctgggcaacaagagtgaaactccatctcaaaaaaaaaaaaaattctcaattcAACGACAAACATTTCTGTTATTGACAAAGGCAAGATAAAAACGACAAACGAATGATGAAGAATACCAGGCCAAAATTAATTTGATAGGCAAGGAACAAATCTATTTAAGCAATTTTTACTACTTAAAGgtagatattttaatttgtttctataGTCAgtgttagattttaaaaaataatgatttttaaagtatggGTTCATAAAGTTCAAATTTCCATACTATAACATCAACAGTCATGATTTTAACAGGTTTCTTCATCACTATTAAAATGGgaaatttaaactattttaaaagttactaAAGACAGCATCCAACTTTTCAAAGATTTAGGTTGAATGCTTGGGTGAGGATTTCTCATACCAGTATATGGTAAATAGATCCTAAGTAATATGCTATAGAACCAATCAAGCAAAACATGTTTCTAAGGGAAACATAAACTTCATGTTGGGATGTCAACAAATCAAATATTGAAATCAGCATTTTTTGGTCCTATCTCTTGGGCCACAGATGACTTCAGTGGCTTGGGTCTAGAAATTATAGGAAACGGGTAACAAGGTCAGGGTTAAGGCACTAAAAAGCGAATTAGTGCTTGATATTAAGCCTTTGGTTACTCTTCAGTCAGGCCCTCTTAGGCTAacactttctttcctttaatcAGGGAGATTAAAGATGCCTACTTACTTTGCATTGAAGCACCTACTGTCTTCAAGGGGGGTGGTGATGTGGGCGGGAAGTAAAAGGGCATTTTTCCATGCTTTTGTACTTGAGGTAAGAAAACAACTCTTTTAAGATTGTCACTATCAATGAGGAGGAAATATAATAAGGTTCAAAAGCTCCCTTCTAAAATACCCCATACACTTTTTCCGCTTCCCAACTGGAAACGGAATGCTGTACCCAGACACTAACCAGTTTGGGGCACACAAATGTtacaagggagaaaaaaagaatttagaccAGCATGTGAATTTCATTAAGCAAAGACACCTTggttaaaaagcaaaacttggccgggtgcggtggctcaagcctgtaatcccagcacttttgggggccgagacgggcagatcatgaggtcaggagatcgagaccatcctggctaacacggtgaaaccccatctctactaaaaaaaaaatacaaaaaactagctgggcgaggtggcaggcgcctgtagtcccagttactcgggaggctgaggcagaagaatggtgtaaatctaggaggcggagcttgcagtgagctgagatccggccgctgcactccagcctgggccatggggcgagacttcgtctcaaaaaaacaaaaagcaaaacttgtgaggtggagaggaaggaaaaaaggaaaacgtTAAGAAAAAGGACTGGAGTGCTTACTGTTTATCATATCAGCCTTTTCATAGAAGACTTCAGTGAGGGGGTTTCCAGGGGTGACAGTGAGATATTCTTTGCAGCagcatttaggaaaaaaagagatttgtGGTCTTTGGGCCAGCTAGCTAAAAGAAACTGGCTTGGAACTGCCCAGATAGTACAGTTAGAAAGTGTATGGATAAAAATTCCTGGAAGCGAGTCTTTTTTATTGATGGAATAAACACAACATTGATGATAGTAGGGTAGAGCTGGTGGTAATGTCCTGTCACTGCAATTATGACATTCAAATCAGACCTACATAACTGTGGCTTCTTTTGATTCTTTCAACTTTGAATTTTGATTATCTGTACAGAGGGGCTTCTAAATGAAAACGAATTCACTTGCATCACCCCTATTCACCTATTCTGTTTCTGGAGaataacaaatttttttaaaggctaaaagacaaaaaaattgacTAAAATAAGCTATGAGGCCCAATCAAGAATGGCTTAacattattcattttcttctttgaacaTCTTACTTAAGTGCTTTATTAGGGCTACTAGCTCAGGGTTCCCACCACGTGCGTCAATCTGTTTATAGGCTTTAGATTCAAGCTCTCTAAGAGTATTACGAGTGTATTCAAAAGAACCTACATCCTCAAGATAATGtacacagtattttttaatatctatGTTTTCTGTTCTCTGGCGCAAGATATTCTGCACCTGGGTACTTTCAGGCCTCGACCAAATAGCATGAATAGTAGGAAATGAGAACTTTCCCTCTGTTAGATCTTCACAAAAACTTTTGTTTTCACTATATTCTTTGGAGTGCAGATTAGCATAATCATCCCTAATTTGGAAAAAGAGCCCAAGTGTATTAAGAAGTGGTTTTAAATCTTCCTTGTAATCAGAGAACAACTGCATGAGACCTACTGCTAATCCAAACAGTCCACCTGTTTTCTGCAGCACCATAGCTTTATATTCTTCTTCAGTGGGACAAGTGTAATTATCCCTCCAGTAAATATCTAGGCCTTGTCCCTGATGGAGTTCCAAAAGCTGGCGTGTAAAAAGCTTCACTGCATCTGGGTGATCAAGGGTTAAGACTTTCTCCAAGCCAAGGAAATATACGTAATTTGCAGAATTGATGACAGACGGGATTCCATAGATGCTGTGGGCCACTGGAAAGCCACGTCGGAGTTTTGAGTTGTCTTCAATATCATCGATGAGTAAACTGGCATTATGCAACATTTCTGTCACTTCAATAATAATCtaataaaaaagaattgaaaatttcACTTATTTGAACTATTCAAAACATATACTCAGTTTAATTAACAGATTATGAAAGTCTCAGGtgttaattttcacaataaatatttagcaacctcaatataaaataatatcttgCATGAGGACTAAATTCAATCAAGAACTAGGAATATTTTTATGTGACAGCTATTAATTTCTTGGGGATTAACAAGATTAGAGTTGCCTAATACCTGTAGCTTGTCCTCTGGAACTTTCAGCCAATGATTAAATGCCTGTGAAAGTTTGGTTCTCACTTGTTTAcctgcaatttaaaaataaaatgtgacaatAAGATGAGTGTTTTGAGTATTTTAACTACAAAAAACACATTCAGAAACTTCCTTTAAATTGTTCAGACTTGCTAAATCCAGCGTCATCAATCCATTACCTACTGCAGAGCTTGCCTTGTACTGTTCAACACCCCATTCTCAATCGCTCTGAAATCCGGATCATAAAATGCACAACCTTCTAAAATTAGGGCAGGCATGGGAGACTCTAAAGTACTTCAGTGGCCAACTAGTCCACTCTTTTCATCTGAACttgaataaacaattttaaagtaGGATGGGCTTTTAGGGCTTAGGacttaatttgttctttttgaaaaGGAAGCttgttaattaattaatcaagtgagacacagtcttgctctgttgcccaggctggagtgcagtggcatgatcatggctcactgcaaactccacctcctgggttcacatgattctcatgcctccgcctcctgagtgtctgggactacaggcacacaccaccatgcctggctaatttttgtatattttgtagaaagggggttttgaggccgggcgcggtggctcaagcctgtaatcccagcactttgggaggccgaggcgggcggatcacaaggtcaggagatcgagaccacagtgaaaccccgtctctactaaaaatacaaaaaattagccgggcgcggtggcgggcgcctgtagtcctagctactcaggaggctgaggcaggagaatggcgtgaacccaggaggtggagcttgcagtgagccgagatcgcgccactgcactccagcctgggcaacagcgtgagactccgtctcaaaaaaaaaaaaaaaaagaaagggggttttgatacattgcccaggctagtcttgaactcctgagcccaaacgatccacccgcctccgcctctcaaagtgtttggattacaggtgtgagccactgcgccaggccaagaAGCTAGTTTAGTGTCAGTTAATTGGCACTGCCTATTTTACATAACTATAGGCattgttaataaaatatattttactatttaattACTTCATAAAATTACCTCTTGAAatatctatttctcctttaagTTAAGGCTTTAGAGATGTGGAAGCTCTGCTTCTTTCCTTTCAA
Protein-coding sequences here:
- the LOC105474600 gene encoding geranylgeranyl pyrophosphate synthase, whose protein sequence is MEKTQETVQRILLEPYKYLLQLPGKQVRTKLSQAFNHWLKVPEDKLQIIIEVTEMLHNASLLIDDIEDNSKLRRGFPVAHSIYGIPSVINSANYVYFLGLEKVLTLDHPDAVKLFTRQLLELHQGQGLDIYWRDNYTCPTEEEYKAMVLQKTGGLFGLAVGLMQLFSDYKEDLKPLLNTLGLFFQIRDDYANLHSKEYSENKSFCEDLTEGKFSFPTIHAIWSRPESTQVQNILRQRTENIDIKKYCVHYLEDVGSFEYTRNTLRELESKAYKQIDARGGNPELVALIKHLSKMFKEENE